One window of the Deinococcus depolymerans genome contains the following:
- a CDS encoding FAD-dependent oxidoreductase, with protein MFGPVSPRSRPQPGHLYDVAVVGAGLAGTELAWRLARAGRDVLLVSQALDHLGNLYQPTTAGVTFPPESLFGEVRAALHPDTDGWTFHRHLKARIEETSGIHLLQSTVTALDEEETQIVLSTWEGPKLHARLCVLAVGAFLKGRLLVGDTMDEAGRLSEVAYDFLADDLTASGIWLTGSERRAEGEGVEPPYDVRFLTPAPTELDGFRVNRLERVRMLGQCTPGEHTYGSVLRDAARLAGDLLTDLNAGGHA; from the coding sequence ATGTTTGGTCCTGTTTCTCCGAGAAGTCGCCCGCAGCCGGGGCACCTGTATGACGTGGCCGTGGTCGGGGCCGGGCTGGCCGGAACGGAACTGGCGTGGCGGCTGGCCCGCGCGGGCCGGGACGTGCTGCTGGTGTCGCAGGCGCTCGATCACCTGGGGAACCTGTACCAGCCGACCACGGCGGGCGTGACGTTCCCCCCGGAGAGTCTGTTCGGGGAGGTGCGCGCCGCGCTGCACCCCGACACGGACGGCTGGACCTTCCACCGCCACCTGAAGGCCCGGATAGAGGAGACCAGCGGCATCCACCTGCTTCAGAGCACCGTCACCGCGCTGGACGAAGAAGAGACGCAGATCGTGCTCTCCACCTGGGAGGGTCCGAAACTCCACGCCCGCCTGTGCGTGCTGGCCGTCGGCGCGTTCCTGAAGGGCCGCCTGCTGGTGGGGGACACCATGGACGAGGCCGGACGCCTGAGCGAGGTCGCGTACGACTTCCTCGCGGACGACCTGACCGCCAGCGGCATCTGGCTGACCGGCAGTGAGCGCCGCGCCGAGGGCGAGGGCGTCGAGCCGCCGTACGACGTGCGCTTCCTGACACCCGCCCCGACCGAACTGGACGGGTTCCGCGTGAACCGCCTGGAGCGCGTGCGGATGCTCGGGCAGTGCACGCCCGGCGAGCACACCTACGGGAGCGTGCTGCGCGACGCCGCCCGCCTCGCCGGTGACCTGCTGACCGACCTGAACGCCGGGGGGCACGCATGA
- the trmB gene encoding tRNA (guanine-N7)-methyltransferase: MIARLGDFRFPDSAARLYPATPDRPWVLEVGFGDGRFWPHFARTFPEAPNYLGVELSGVSLLKANRRLRDAGLENALLTKLPADVLIREVIPHAGLDLIVVNFPDPWPKAGHTDHRLLRVPFFRMAASRLKPGGSILLTTDHDEYFEFACEQAHASGVMQVGITDPPAAALETKYALKWRDLGLGVNHARFTPTTHLPVPHGHTAPYPEDPTAVPHAVLTLPDTFAPQTFQKLTERNPASRNADEGAGWTVILLDLYQGLRRDGWVVLAHVVEGDLTQEVLIGITAREDGTHLVRLAKFGGPIITTGVKAAVGVVTRWLEGQGAVVKHHGY; this comes from the coding sequence ATGATCGCCCGCCTCGGCGACTTCCGGTTCCCCGACAGCGCCGCGCGCCTGTACCCCGCCACCCCGGACCGCCCCTGGGTGCTGGAGGTCGGTTTTGGCGACGGGCGCTTCTGGCCGCACTTCGCGCGCACGTTCCCCGAGGCGCCCAACTACCTGGGCGTGGAACTCTCCGGCGTGTCCCTGCTGAAAGCCAACCGACGCCTGCGGGACGCGGGCCTGGAGAACGCCCTGCTGACCAAACTGCCGGCCGACGTCCTGATCCGCGAGGTGATCCCGCACGCGGGGCTGGACCTGATCGTCGTGAACTTCCCCGACCCCTGGCCCAAGGCCGGGCACACCGACCACCGCCTGCTGCGCGTCCCGTTCTTCCGCATGGCAGCCAGCCGCCTGAAACCCGGCGGGTCCATCCTGCTCACCACCGACCACGACGAGTACTTCGAATTCGCGTGCGAGCAGGCCCACGCCAGCGGCGTCATGCAGGTCGGGATCACCGACCCGCCCGCCGCCGCGCTGGAAACCAAGTACGCCCTCAAGTGGCGCGACCTTGGCCTGGGCGTCAACCACGCCCGCTTCACGCCCACCACCCACCTGCCCGTCCCACACGGACACACCGCGCCCTACCCGGAGGACCCCACCGCCGTGCCCCACGCCGTCCTGACCCTGCCCGACACCTTCGCCCCCCAGACCTTCCAGAAACTCACGGAACGCAACCCCGCCAGCCGCAATGCCGACGAGGGTGCCGGCTGGACCGTCATCCTGCTCGACCTGTACCAGGGACTGCGCCGCGACGGCTGGGTCGTCCTGGCGCACGTCGTGGAAGGCGACCTGACCCAGGAGGTCCTGATCGGCATCACCGCCCGCGAGGACGGCACGCACCTCGTGCGGCTCGCCAAGTTCGGCGGCCCGATCATCACGACCGGCGTGAAGGCCGCCGTGGGCGTCGTCACCCGCTGGCTCGAAGGTCAGGGCGCGGTCGTCAAGCACCACGGGTACTGA
- a CDS encoding class I SAM-dependent methyltransferase produces the protein MSVLLPAVRDRLRAAGEVTLEVPDPDAGLGRYAGEVTRHGVHRPWHTWTDLADLLGAHLLTPDRAGEGRVRLTLRTHAPARDPDHAGYGPDGDWARVNKLEDPVFLATFTEALRRVNPPQGGRVLALGVNAGHELDALPLAFPGRPLTVVGVDLDPAAAQAARERHPHATVLAADVNALPPELGRFDLILALSLLQSPGVTQDVLLAALRRHHLTPTGGLILGYPNARYRDGTLSYGARMRNYARPDLSLLSADVTNARRGLQKHGFKVFVTGKYEVLLTAIPAQARTPTDLDL, from the coding sequence ATGAGCGTCCTCCTTCCCGCCGTGCGTGATCGGCTGCGCGCGGCGGGCGAGGTGACCCTCGAGGTGCCCGACCCCGACGCGGGCCTGGGCCGCTACGCGGGCGAGGTGACGCGCCACGGCGTCCACCGTCCCTGGCACACCTGGACGGACCTCGCGGACCTGCTCGGCGCGCACCTGCTGACCCCGGACCGGGCAGGGGAGGGGCGGGTGCGCCTGACGCTGCGCACGCACGCCCCGGCCCGCGACCCGGATCACGCCGGGTACGGTCCGGACGGCGACTGGGCCCGCGTGAACAAACTGGAAGACCCGGTGTTCCTGGCGACGTTCACCGAGGCACTGCGGCGCGTGAACCCCCCCCAGGGCGGGCGGGTGCTGGCCCTCGGCGTGAACGCCGGGCATGAACTGGACGCCCTGCCGCTGGCCTTCCCCGGCCGCCCCCTGACGGTGGTGGGCGTGGACCTCGACCCGGCCGCCGCGCAGGCCGCCCGCGAGCGCCACCCGCACGCGACCGTCCTGGCTGCCGACGTGAACGCCCTGCCCCCGGAACTGGGCCGCTTCGACCTGATCCTGGCCCTCAGCCTGCTGCAGAGCCCCGGCGTCACGCAGGACGTGCTGCTGGCCGCGCTGCGCCGCCACCACCTGACCCCGACCGGCGGCCTGATCCTCGGGTACCCGAACGCCCGCTACCGTGACGGCACCCTGTCGTACGGGGCGCGGATGCGTAACTACGCCCGCCCGGACCTGAGCCTGCTGAGCGCCGACGTCACCAATGCCCGGCGCGGCCTGCAGAAGCACGGGTTCAAGGTCTTCGTGACCGGCAAGTACGAGGTGCTGCTGACCGCCATTCCCGCCCAGGCCCGCACGCCCACCGACCTGGACCTGTGA
- a CDS encoding peptidylprolyl isomerase, with protein MKHAALILTALLALTACQKKDDAAAQTDAAQTETPATETPAKDTAAPDVSKPGPVPAGFTAVAALTDKPTREFKAEPDMALADGKDYYALIDTSRGQILADLYEQETPVTVNNFVFLARNHYFDGIRFHRVIDGFMAQTGDPKSVDDSKKAEWGTGGPGYSFADEFRQKLTFDSGGILAMANSGPATNGSQFFITFVPTDFLNGKHTIFGKVVTGDDILPKLTRTMDQSNAEIPDAKADEILSVRILTKG; from the coding sequence ATGAAACACGCTGCCCTGATCCTGACCGCGCTCCTTGCCCTGACCGCCTGCCAGAAGAAGGACGACGCGGCCGCCCAGACCGACGCGGCCCAGACCGAGACCCCCGCCACCGAGACCCCCGCCAAGGACACGGCCGCCCCCGACGTGAGCAAGCCCGGGCCGGTGCCCGCCGGCTTCACGGCCGTCGCGGCACTGACCGATAAACCCACGCGCGAGTTCAAGGCCGAGCCGGACATGGCCCTCGCGGACGGCAAGGACTACTACGCGCTGATCGACACCAGCCGCGGGCAGATCCTCGCGGACCTGTACGAGCAGGAAACGCCGGTCACCGTGAACAACTTCGTGTTCCTGGCCCGCAACCACTACTTCGACGGCATCCGCTTCCACCGCGTGATCGACGGGTTCATGGCGCAGACCGGCGACCCCAAGAGCGTGGACGACAGCAAGAAGGCCGAGTGGGGCACCGGCGGGCCCGGCTACAGCTTCGCGGACGAGTTCCGGCAGAAACTCACCTTCGACAGCGGCGGCATTCTCGCCATGGCCAACAGCGGCCCCGCCACGAACGGCAGTCAGTTCTTCATCACCTTCGTGCCCACCGACTTCCTGAACGGCAAGCACACCATCTTCGGGAAGGTCGTGACCGGCGACGACATCCTGCCGAAACTGACGCGCACCATGGACCAGAGCAACGCCGAGATCCCGGATGCCAAGGCCGACGAGATCCTCAGCGTGCGCATCCTGACCAAGGGCTGA
- the cmk gene encoding (d)CMP kinase, protein MIVTIDGVAASGKSSVSSGVAQALGVPYVSSGLLYRAATLLGLEANLDLHDAPQLLTLLGTRPVHLEPLAGGNRVWQAGRELTDELHSTRVDRGVSVVAALPEVRAWVDAQLRALPEPFVAEGRDMGTNVFPHASHKFYLTASARIRAERRARERPEDVPAIEAALQRRDELDTVQSAPAPDALVIDTGPLDLQGVIDTILTRLR, encoded by the coding sequence ATGATCGTGACCATTGACGGCGTGGCAGCCAGCGGAAAATCCAGCGTGTCCTCGGGGGTCGCGCAGGCCCTCGGCGTGCCCTACGTGAGCAGCGGCCTGCTGTACCGCGCCGCAACCCTGCTGGGCCTCGAAGCGAACCTGGACCTGCACGACGCGCCGCAGCTGCTGACCCTGCTGGGCACCCGCCCCGTGCACCTGGAACCGCTGGCCGGCGGGAACCGCGTGTGGCAGGCCGGGCGGGAACTCACGGACGAGCTGCACTCGACCCGCGTGGACCGGGGTGTCAGTGTCGTGGCGGCCCTGCCGGAGGTGCGGGCGTGGGTGGACGCCCAGCTGCGCGCCCTGCCCGAACCGTTCGTGGCCGAGGGCCGCGACATGGGGACCAACGTGTTCCCGCACGCCAGCCACAAGTTCTATCTGACCGCCAGCGCCCGCATCCGCGCCGAACGCCGCGCCCGCGAACGCCCGGAGGACGTGCCGGCCATCGAGGCCGCCCTGCAACGCCGTGACGAACTGGACACCGTGCAGAGCGCCCCCGCCCCTGACGCGCTCGTCATCGACACCGGCCCGCTCGACCTGCAGGGCGTGATCGACACCATCCTGACCCGCCTGCGCTGA